The following coding sequences are from one uncultured Desulfobacter sp. window:
- a CDS encoding divergent polysaccharide deacetylase family protein, with protein sequence MTQTKSTGGTKKTQGKKPTAPKKTVKAAPKKATKTKKKAATTRKSGTKKPVRKKGPDFLLEVKKTVLGLAILVSVCLVTAMLVDIFVQAGRPVAPETQTDKKTPRNPKPQDPVAETPRQKAPDPGPKHPETAEPKIISKAKGLKEKDHASGRSSLAKTSLPKEGSAIVYEVYDDVTPSPPKKAVPTNKNNAVPRIAIIIDDIGYSKRLAMGLVKVDKNITFSILPFSPAGTQLAHKLSAKGAELMLHLPMEPTQYPKVNPGPGALLSSMSPDELLTQLRKDIQAVPGTVGANNHMGSRLTADSDKMNQIFTVLKQKNLFFIDSRTSVESKGEQSARMFQLKFSHRDVFLDNFQDVEYISGQMKKLIKLAKEHGSAIGIGHPHQATLDALKRELPKLKGKVQLVPASRLVEVPNS encoded by the coding sequence ATGACACAAACTAAATCCACGGGCGGCACAAAGAAAACCCAGGGGAAAAAGCCCACGGCCCCTAAAAAGACAGTCAAAGCCGCCCCAAAAAAAGCGACGAAAACAAAGAAAAAGGCTGCCACAACCAGAAAGAGCGGAACAAAGAAACCTGTCAGGAAAAAAGGCCCCGATTTTTTACTTGAGGTGAAAAAAACAGTGCTGGGCCTTGCGATTCTTGTCTCGGTCTGCCTGGTCACGGCCATGCTGGTTGATATTTTTGTACAGGCCGGTCGCCCGGTGGCTCCGGAAACCCAGACAGACAAAAAAACACCCCGAAACCCAAAGCCCCAGGATCCGGTGGCAGAGACACCCCGGCAAAAGGCACCGGATCCTGGGCCAAAACACCCGGAAACCGCCGAGCCGAAAATCATCTCCAAAGCCAAGGGCCTTAAGGAAAAAGACCATGCATCCGGAAGAAGCAGCCTAGCAAAGACATCTCTGCCCAAAGAGGGTTCGGCCATTGTTTATGAAGTATACGATGATGTCACCCCGTCCCCCCCGAAAAAGGCTGTGCCGACAAATAAAAATAATGCTGTGCCAAGGATCGCCATCATCATTGATGATATCGGATACAGCAAACGCCTGGCCATGGGTCTGGTCAAAGTGGATAAGAACATCACCTTTTCCATTCTTCCCTTTTCTCCGGCCGGAACCCAGCTTGCACACAAATTATCCGCAAAAGGGGCTGAACTGATGCTGCATCTTCCCATGGAACCCACCCAGTACCCCAAGGTCAATCCCGGGCCGGGGGCGCTGCTCTCTTCCATGTCGCCGGATGAACTTCTAACCCAGCTTCGCAAAGACATCCAGGCGGTGCCTGGTACAGTGGGGGCAAACAATCACATGGGGTCCAGACTAACGGCGGATTCAGACAAAATGAACCAGATTTTCACGGTCCTGAAACAAAAGAATCTGTTCTTCATTGATTCCAGAACATCTGTTGAATCCAAAGGCGAACAGTCCGCCCGCATGTTTCAGCTGAAGTTCTCTCATAGGGACGTATTTTTGGATAATTTCCAGGATGTCGAATATATTTCAGGACAAATGAAAAAACTAATCAAGCTGGCCAAAGAACATGGCAGCGCCATCGGTATCGGCCACCCCCACCAGGCCACCCTGGATGCGCTGAAACGAGAACTGCCAAAACTCAAAGGAAAAGTGCAACTGGTACCGGCCAGCAGGCTTGTTGAAGTGCCGAACAGCTAA
- a CDS encoding YkgJ family cysteine cluster protein, which translates to MTEHVLDTLLKNYTDLITRVDEHIQRLARVHEAHLACKKGCDECCRHLSLFPVEAFALSRAFGRLDESCRERVLDQAQQTDRACPLLVDHVCVVYEARPIICRTHGYPLYMEKEGRAVVDFCPQNFKGIKKLDRSDMLDLDRMNTLLTAVNNHFISCFEDGLPDRIPVDQALELYLAL; encoded by the coding sequence ATGACCGAGCATGTGCTTGACACGCTATTGAAAAATTACACGGACCTGATCACCCGGGTGGATGAACACATCCAGCGGCTCGCCAGGGTTCATGAAGCGCACCTTGCCTGCAAAAAAGGGTGTGATGAATGCTGCAGGCATCTGTCTTTGTTTCCGGTTGAGGCCTTTGCCTTGTCCCGGGCCTTCGGTCGCCTTGATGAGTCATGCCGCGAACGGGTTCTTGACCAGGCACAACAGACCGATCGTGCATGCCCCCTGTTGGTGGACCATGTCTGCGTGGTGTATGAGGCCCGGCCGATTATCTGCCGGACCCACGGGTATCCTTTGTATATGGAAAAAGAGGGCAGGGCCGTGGTGGATTTCTGTCCCCAAAATTTTAAGGGCATAAAAAAACTGGACAGGTCCGATATGCTGGATCTTGACCGGATGAATACCCTTTTAACGGCAGTCAACAACCATTTTATCAGCTGCTTTGAAGACGGGCTGCCTGACCGGATACCCGTGGATCAGGCCCTGGAATTATACCTGGCGCTTTAG
- a CDS encoding four helix bundle suffix domain-containing protein, whose translation MNKFSRTKDQMVQAARSGVQNIAEGSLASATSKKMELKLTQVARAGLEELKLDYEDFLRQRGMPQWDMKHPLRQALIDRRCRTADDVAFWVKDVSCSYGQGGHCTLSTQIYPELPANAVLVLIAVACARLDRQVERLAKDFETQGGFTERLYRVRTAKCKRLK comes from the coding sequence GTGAACAAATTCAGCCGGACAAAGGATCAGATGGTGCAGGCGGCAAGATCCGGTGTTCAGAATATTGCCGAAGGCTCCCTGGCCTCGGCGACATCGAAAAAAATGGAGCTGAAACTGACCCAGGTTGCCCGGGCAGGTTTGGAAGAATTGAAACTTGATTATGAAGATTTCCTCCGGCAGCGTGGGATGCCACAATGGGATATGAAACATCCGCTCCGGCAGGCGCTGATTGATCGGCGGTGTCGAACCGCCGATGATGTGGCGTTTTGGGTGAAAGATGTGAGCTGTTCTTATGGACAGGGTGGACATTGTACTTTGTCCACCCAAATCTATCCCGAACTCCCAGCCAACGCCGTTCTGGTCTTAATCGCCGTAGCCTGCGCACGCCTCGACCGCCAGGTCGAAAGACTGGCCAAGGATTTTGAAACCCAAGGTGGTTTTACCGAACGTCTTTACCGCGTACGCACGGCCAAATGCAAGCGCCTAAAATAA
- a CDS encoding PTS sugar transporter subunit IIA: MDSLVFAAGFCIIALAARQIGDTFKQAGFPLISGFLFTGIVAGPHVLNLIPSQAVSSLTFVDQVSLGLIAFAAGGELYLKELKSRLADIGWITSGLVISTFTMGSLALFSVANHIPFMAAMPVSGKIAVSILAGAILVARSPSSAIAIINELRAKGRFTKTVMGVTVIMDVVVIMLFAAATTMADALLTGLTANAGFILFLILEIGLSILLGVPVAAILFVILRLRAPFVLKSLLVLLTGYLIFIGALSLRAYIHNKTAIEILIEPLLVCMVAGFLTANSRRYRKEFLDLLNRSGPGIYIAFFTLTGASIRLDILAETWPIALILFGVRMFAIFTGSFLGGCIAGTGAQSSRTYWMAFITQAGVGLGLAKEVGIEFPQWGPSFSTILISVIVLNQIVGPPLFKLAIKRMKEDHTPANPNAVAAPRKVVIFGTDSQSTALAHTLFSHGWRVKLAQPKGDATFAGLENTSRIPVQVVDGFDCRSLEKIQCRTATAIVTLLSDRENLEICKTAFEHFATQTLVARLNDRSNLGPFEDLNVLVVDPSTAIIGLLDQFVRAPEAASLLMGFHRDRDVADVTVRNPDLAGLALRDLRLPFDSVIMAVRRRGTLLVPHGFTQLESGDRITVMGTTAALKEIALRFDRNEGQAALNLMKKALPAQLKKNEETYSPIENGPKGRFDRLVEKAVVADLKQEMDKNAFFELAAKQMSKQVNASASTLFEMLSQRENEMTTVLAPGLAIPHIIIEGENQFGMMIVRSKKGIIFSPQAPGVHAAFVLVGTRDERRFHLDALSAIAKIVMDPRFDHKWLRAGSTKALKDLLLNADRDRRPAP; encoded by the coding sequence ATGGATTCTCTCGTATTTGCCGCAGGATTCTGTATCATTGCCCTGGCTGCCAGGCAGATCGGCGACACATTTAAACAGGCCGGTTTCCCCCTGATCAGCGGCTTTTTATTCACCGGCATCGTCGCCGGGCCCCATGTGCTGAACCTGATACCCAGCCAGGCCGTTTCAAGCCTGACCTTTGTGGATCAGGTCTCCCTAGGACTGATCGCCTTTGCCGCAGGCGGAGAACTTTATCTCAAAGAACTCAAGTCAAGACTGGCGGACATCGGATGGATTACATCAGGACTTGTGATCTCAACCTTTACCATGGGATCTCTGGCGCTTTTTTCCGTTGCGAACCACATCCCGTTCATGGCGGCCATGCCGGTTTCCGGGAAAATTGCCGTATCCATCCTTGCCGGTGCCATTCTGGTGGCAAGAAGCCCCTCTTCGGCCATTGCCATTATCAATGAACTCAGGGCCAAGGGCCGGTTCACAAAAACGGTCATGGGGGTGACGGTCATCATGGATGTGGTGGTCATTATGCTGTTTGCCGCAGCCACCACCATGGCCGACGCCCTGCTTACCGGATTGACCGCAAATGCCGGATTTATCCTTTTTCTGATCCTGGAGATCGGGTTATCCATACTGCTTGGCGTTCCTGTTGCCGCCATTTTATTTGTAATTCTCAGGCTTCGTGCCCCCTTTGTTTTAAAATCGCTGCTGGTCCTTTTAACCGGCTACCTTATTTTTATCGGCGCCCTCTCCCTTCGGGCCTACATCCACAATAAAACAGCAATTGAAATTCTCATTGAACCCCTTCTGGTCTGCATGGTGGCAGGTTTCCTGACCGCCAACTCAAGGCGGTACAGAAAAGAGTTCCTTGACCTTCTCAACCGGTCCGGCCCCGGGATTTACATCGCCTTTTTCACCCTGACCGGGGCATCCATCCGTCTTGATATCCTGGCCGAAACCTGGCCCATTGCCCTTATTTTGTTCGGGGTTCGCATGTTTGCAATCTTTACGGGATCATTTTTAGGGGGATGCATAGCTGGAACCGGAGCCCAAAGCAGCCGGACCTATTGGATGGCCTTTATCACCCAGGCCGGTGTGGGGCTCGGGTTAGCCAAGGAAGTGGGCATAGAATTTCCCCAGTGGGGCCCCTCTTTTTCCACGATTTTGATATCTGTCATCGTCCTCAACCAGATCGTGGGGCCCCCGCTGTTCAAACTGGCCATCAAGCGCATGAAAGAAGACCACACCCCGGCCAATCCCAATGCCGTCGCCGCGCCACGTAAAGTAGTAATTTTCGGCACCGACAGCCAGTCCACGGCACTGGCCCACACCTTGTTTTCCCACGGTTGGCGGGTGAAACTTGCCCAGCCCAAAGGTGACGCCACCTTTGCCGGCCTGGAAAACACCTCGCGGATACCTGTCCAGGTAGTGGACGGATTTGATTGCCGATCCCTTGAAAAGATCCAGTGCCGAACCGCAACAGCCATCGTGACCCTGCTCAGTGACAGGGAAAATCTGGAGATCTGCAAAACCGCCTTTGAACATTTTGCCACCCAGACCCTGGTTGCCCGCCTCAATGACCGCAGCAACCTCGGACCGTTTGAGGATCTAAACGTATTGGTCGTGGACCCGTCCACAGCCATCATCGGCCTGCTGGACCAGTTTGTCCGGGCGCCGGAGGCGGCGTCCCTGCTCATGGGATTTCACCGGGACCGGGATGTGGCAGACGTAACAGTCCGCAACCCGGACCTTGCAGGCCTGGCCCTGAGAGACCTTCGCCTGCCCTTTGACTCGGTGATTATGGCGGTTCGGCGCAGGGGCACACTTCTGGTCCCCCACGGGTTTACCCAGCTGGAATCCGGCGACCGGATCACGGTCATGGGCACCACAGCCGCCCTGAAGGAAATTGCCCTGCGTTTTGACCGCAACGAAGGACAGGCGGCCTTAAATCTAATGAAAAAGGCCCTGCCTGCACAATTGAAAAAAAATGAAGAAACATATTCCCCCATTGAAAACGGTCCCAAAGGCCGGTTTGATCGTTTGGTGGAAAAGGCGGTGGTGGCGGACCTCAAACAGGAAATGGACAAAAACGCCTTTTTTGAACTGGCGGCAAAACAGATGAGCAAACAAGTAAACGCGTCCGCCTCCACCCTCTTTGAAATGCTCAGCCAGAGGGAAAACGAAATGACCACGGTGCTGGCCCCGGGACTTGCCATTCCCCACATCATCATTGAAGGGGAAAACCAGTTCGGCATGATGATTGTCAGAAGCAAAAAAGGCATCATCTTTTCGCCCCAGGCCCCCGGGGTCCATGCCGCCTTTGTACTGGTGGGGACAAGGGATGAACGACGGTTTCACCTTGACGCCCTGTCCGCCATCGCCAAGATTGTCATGGACCCAAGGTTTGACCATAAATGGCTCAGGGCCGGATCAACCAAGGCGCTCAAAGACTTACTCCTGAATGCCGACCGGGATCGCAGGCCCGCCCCCTGA